In Pelosinus sp. IPA-1, a single genomic region encodes these proteins:
- a CDS encoding FtsQ-type POTRA domain-containing protein: MREQEPLQYMSKDKGSILGQRFVGLILVLVILIAGLLFIKSSYFTVGAVVVEGNHYVTVEDVYQIAEIPEKLNIFNLNAADIRTRLLHDLRISEVDVSRKFPATIVISIKERKPTAYVAGSYGFLELDQQGVVLAVVKNIKKMNVPIITGIRLDDEYVGDKIENPGIKSILYYLSLLNEEVLNQISEVNVTSPEQINAYTISSVHIRLGSSDRLSDKAKLTNDILYEIGNKKMMVEYLDLTYASPFIKIKQSN, encoded by the coding sequence ATGAGAGAACAAGAACCATTGCAGTATATGTCAAAAGATAAAGGATCAATACTGGGTCAAAGGTTTGTTGGACTTATTTTAGTCCTAGTTATCCTAATTGCAGGACTGTTATTTATCAAATCATCTTATTTTACAGTGGGGGCAGTGGTGGTGGAAGGCAATCACTATGTAACAGTGGAAGATGTATATCAGATAGCAGAGATACCTGAGAAATTAAATATTTTTAATTTAAATGCTGCGGATATAAGAACCCGTTTGCTTCACGATTTGAGGATTTCGGAAGTTGATGTATCAAGAAAATTTCCAGCTACTATTGTTATTAGCATAAAAGAACGTAAGCCTACGGCATATGTTGCTGGTAGTTATGGTTTTTTAGAATTAGATCAGCAGGGGGTTGTTCTGGCAGTAGTTAAAAATATCAAAAAGATGAATGTGCCAATTATTACGGGAATTCGATTGGATGATGAATATGTAGGTGATAAAATTGAAAATCCAGGAATTAAGAGTATTTTGTATTATTTATCGCTGCTAAATGAAGAGGTTTTAAATCAGATTTCTGAAGTCAATGTTACATCCCCAGAGCAAATCAATGCATATACGATTTCATCAGTGCATATTCGTTTAGGGAGTAGTGATAGATTGTCTGATAAGGCAAAGCTAACTAATGATATATTGTATGAGATTGGTAATAAAAAAATGATGGTAGAATATCTTGATCTTACGTATGCTTCACCGTTTATTAAGATAAAACAGTCAAATTAA
- the murC gene encoding UDP-N-acetylmuramate--L-alanine ligase, with protein MLKDIKKIHFVGIGGAGMSAIAKVLLEMGYSVSGSDLAKTETTNKLESMGARVFLGHSGENLCDTQAIVVSTAIPETNPEVKLAGEKKIPIFHRADIVAYLMLQYKGIAVAGAHGKTTTTSMIAVMLEHAGVDPTVIIGGEVDYLNGNAKLGLGEYLVAEADESDGSFLKFSPHIAVVTNIENDHMDYYKTMDNVLHTFKKFLRNLPSDTGLGILCFDNAHIRGLVNDVDRPYISYAIDHEAQYRARNLRTQGAVTTYDVYHEDKLLGNIKINVPGKHNVSNSLAAIVVGLRVGLTFEQIVEGLSYFQGAKRRFQTKARINGVWIIDDYAHHPTEIATTLLAARQTEPKRLICVFQPHRYSRTAFLQNEFGSAFSSSDILVLTDIYAAGETPIPGITGEVLKEEVENQTGKKVIYIADKDKIARYLKEIIEPGDLVITMGAGNVYRVGEELIENLVQEQ; from the coding sequence TTGCTAAAGGACATAAAAAAAATTCATTTTGTTGGTATTGGTGGCGCTGGTATGAGCGCAATTGCCAAAGTTTTGTTAGAAATGGGGTATAGTGTTTCCGGATCTGATCTTGCTAAAACGGAAACAACAAATAAATTAGAAAGTATGGGGGCTCGTGTATTTTTAGGGCATAGTGGTGAAAATCTCTGTGATACCCAAGCTATCGTAGTTTCAACAGCTATTCCAGAAACCAACCCTGAAGTTAAGTTGGCAGGAGAAAAAAAGATTCCTATTTTTCATCGGGCCGATATCGTTGCCTATTTAATGCTGCAATACAAGGGGATTGCTGTTGCTGGTGCCCATGGTAAAACAACGACTACGTCTATGATTGCTGTTATGCTTGAGCATGCTGGGGTGGATCCTACAGTGATAATTGGTGGTGAAGTAGATTACTTAAATGGCAACGCAAAATTAGGGCTGGGAGAATATTTAGTAGCCGAAGCTGACGAGAGTGATGGCTCTTTCTTAAAGTTTTCACCTCATATTGCTGTAGTTACAAATATTGAAAATGATCATATGGATTATTACAAAACGATGGATAATGTTTTACATACGTTTAAGAAGTTTTTGCGTAACTTACCATCTGATACAGGACTTGGAATTTTGTGCTTTGATAACGCACATATCCGTGGATTAGTCAATGATGTAGATCGCCCTTATATCTCTTATGCTATTGATCATGAAGCCCAATATAGGGCACGTAACCTTAGGACCCAGGGAGCAGTGACAACATATGACGTCTATCATGAAGATAAGTTACTCGGTAATATAAAAATTAATGTTCCCGGTAAGCATAACGTATCTAATTCTTTAGCTGCAATTGTTGTTGGTTTACGTGTTGGCCTAACCTTTGAACAAATTGTTGAAGGATTGTCCTATTTTCAAGGAGCTAAGCGTCGTTTTCAAACGAAGGCAAGAATTAATGGAGTTTGGATTATAGATGACTATGCACATCATCCTACAGAAATAGCCACTACTTTGTTAGCAGCGCGTCAGACTGAGCCAAAGAGGTTGATTTGCGTATTTCAGCCTCACCGTTATTCACGTACTGCTTTCTTACAAAATGAGTTTGGTAGTGCCTTTAGCTCTAGTGATATACTAGTACTTACTGATATTTATGCAGCTGGCGAAACCCCGATTCCAGGAATTACTGGTGAGGTTTTGAAAGAGGAGGTTGAGAACCAAACAGGTAAGAAAGTAATTTATATCGCAGATAAAGATAAGATAGCTAGGTATCTCAAAGAAATTATTGAACCTGGTGATTTAGTTATAACTATGGGAGCTGGAAATGTTTATCGTGTAGGAGAAGAACTAATAGAAAATTTAGTTCAAGAACAGTAA
- a CDS encoding small basic family protein: MALPLIGLIVGIIIGAFFPLTIPVEYAKFMSVALLASLDSVFGGLRAGAEEKFDNTVFITGFFTNALMAAGLVYIGERLGIDLYYVALLAFGLRIFQNLAIIRRYFLRK; this comes from the coding sequence ATGGCTTTACCGTTAATTGGACTTATTGTTGGGATTATTATTGGTGCCTTTTTTCCATTAACCATACCCGTCGAGTATGCCAAATTTATGTCAGTTGCACTACTAGCTTCTCTGGATTCAGTATTTGGTGGTCTTAGAGCTGGTGCTGAGGAGAAGTTTGATAATACAGTGTTTATTACTGGTTTCTTCACAAATGCGTTAATGGCAGCAGGCTTAGTTTATATTGGAGAACGCTTGGGTATTGATTTATACTATGTAGCATTATTAGCATTTGGGTTGCGTATATTTCAAAATCTGGCAATTATTCGTCGTTATTTTTTAAGAAAATAA
- the murG gene encoding undecaprenyldiphospho-muramoylpentapeptide beta-N-acetylglucosaminyltransferase, with amino-acid sequence MRIIVSGGGTGGHIYPAITIIKAIKEKVNFSEVLFIGTEHGLEADIIPKEGLEIQFINVAGFERRLSVKNIQTIMKTIGSVWQSRKIIQKFKPDLVIGTGGYVCGPVLLAASLMGIPTMIQEQNVIPGITNKILSRFVDKIALGYAEAKKNFPNPNKTFFSGNPIRDEVMRFKREESIVALGLDKTKRTILISGGSRGARSINQAMLQVHQYFADSKEIQLLHVTGQSEYNGIVRNLSQCGIDTTTAGNSIIKPYLYNMPQALAAADLAIFRAGAIGLAELTSRGIPSILIPYPYAAENHQEFNARVMEQQGAAILIRDTELNGDLLIKSINDVVNSPERLETMAIASKKIGRPEAAESIANMALSLIKQH; translated from the coding sequence ATGCGAATTATTGTGTCTGGCGGGGGAACAGGTGGTCACATCTACCCCGCTATTACTATAATAAAAGCGATTAAAGAAAAAGTGAATTTTTCTGAGGTACTATTTATTGGTACAGAGCATGGACTGGAAGCTGACATTATACCAAAAGAGGGTTTGGAGATTCAGTTTATTAATGTAGCGGGGTTTGAACGGCGTCTGTCGGTGAAAAATATACAGACAATCATGAAAACAATAGGGAGTGTCTGGCAGTCACGAAAAATCATTCAGAAATTTAAGCCTGATCTGGTTATTGGAACTGGGGGTTATGTTTGTGGACCTGTTTTGTTGGCAGCAAGCCTAATGGGAATTCCTACAATGATTCAAGAACAAAATGTAATTCCAGGAATCACCAATAAAATTTTATCTCGCTTTGTAGATAAGATTGCCTTAGGGTACGCTGAGGCAAAAAAAAATTTTCCTAATCCTAATAAGACATTTTTTAGCGGTAATCCTATACGTGATGAAGTGATGCGATTTAAACGTGAGGAAAGTATAGTTGCTCTTGGTCTTGATAAAACTAAGCGGACTATTTTAATATCTGGCGGCAGTAGAGGGGCCCGCAGCATTAACCAAGCTATGTTACAAGTACACCAATATTTTGCCGACAGCAAAGAGATACAACTCTTGCATGTTACCGGGCAAAGCGAGTATAATGGCATAGTTAGAAATCTTAGCCAATGTGGTATAGATACAACAACAGCTGGAAATAGTATCATCAAACCATATTTATACAATATGCCGCAAGCATTAGCAGCAGCGGATCTTGCAATTTTTCGAGCAGGTGCCATTGGGTTAGCAGAATTAACGTCTAGAGGGATCCCATCTATATTAATTCCTTATCCATATGCTGCTGAAAATCATCAAGAATTTAATGCTAGGGTTATGGAGCAGCAAGGGGCTGCTATTCTTATTCGTGATACAGAATTAAATGGTGACTTATTAATTAAAAGTATTAATGATGTAGTAAACAGTCCAGAAAGGTTAGAGACTATGGCGATAGCCAGCAAAAAGATAGGCCGTCCAGAGGCCGCTGAAAGTATTGCTAATATGGCTCTTAGTCTTATTAAACAACATTAA
- a CDS encoding D-alanine--D-alanine ligase — protein MKDKKIAVVMGGPSAEREVSLNTGKAILAALKESNYNAVGIDLEPTRFVEQLTEEGIEVVFNAVHGQYGEDGILQGALELLGISYTGSGVLSSAMAMDKGISKRMFLSADIPTPRSLLFTKADMNRDLVAEIVTKFSIPVVVKSSSQGSSIGVVIVEKSGDLVEAVQQAFKYSDTILIEEFVKGRELTVAVWGNKEPEALPIIEIVPHSGRYDYHSKYTSGATEYIVPAELNKATSALVQKIAIEAFLILGCSGIARVDIMLDSNDKPYVLEVNTIPGMTATSLVPKAAAAAGIKFPALCERLLCMVTNK, from the coding sequence ATGAAAGATAAGAAAATTGCAGTGGTAATGGGAGGGCCATCCGCTGAAAGAGAGGTTTCTTTAAACACTGGTAAAGCAATTTTAGCTGCACTTAAAGAGTCTAACTATAATGCAGTAGGTATTGATCTTGAACCAACTCGATTTGTAGAGCAATTAACTGAGGAAGGGATTGAGGTTGTATTTAATGCGGTTCATGGTCAATATGGTGAAGATGGAATATTGCAGGGGGCATTGGAACTTTTAGGAATCTCTTATACTGGATCAGGTGTGTTATCTAGTGCAATGGCTATGGATAAAGGGATATCTAAAAGGATGTTTTTATCTGCAGACATCCCAACCCCACGCTCTCTTTTATTTACAAAGGCTGATATGAACCGAGATTTAGTCGCGGAAATTGTAACGAAATTTAGTATTCCAGTTGTTGTAAAATCATCATCACAAGGGTCTAGTATTGGTGTTGTTATTGTTGAGAAAAGTGGCGATTTAGTAGAAGCTGTTCAACAAGCTTTCAAATATAGTGATACTATTCTAATCGAAGAATTTGTAAAAGGTAGAGAACTAACGGTTGCTGTTTGGGGAAACAAGGAACCAGAGGCTTTACCTATTATTGAAATTGTACCTCATTCAGGTCGTTATGATTATCATTCTAAATATACAAGTGGTGCAACAGAGTACATTGTACCAGCTGAACTGAATAAAGCAACTTCTGCTCTCGTACAAAAAATAGCAATTGAGGCTTTTCTTATCTTAGGATGTAGTGGTATTGCAAGGGTTGATATTATGCTTGATAGTAATGATAAGCCTTATGTGTTAGAAGTAAATACAATACCTGGAATGACAGCTACCAGCTTAGTTCCAAAAGCAGCAGCAGCAGCAGGAATAAAATTCCCCGCATTATGTGAGCGATTGTTGTGCATGGTAACGAATAAGTAG
- the spoVE gene encoding stage V sporulation protein E, whose protein sequence is MAVRPKSPDFVLFFAVIALLIFGVVMVYSSSAVSAYVNFNDSYYFLKRQIIWVTLGVIAMLLTLNMDYHVWRKLATPILISTLILLILVLIPGLGKVVNGARRWLGFGSLYLQPSEIAKLSMVLFSSASLARNQEKITAFLKGLVPQLFILLVVFGLILKEPDLGTALAIGGTIFVLLFTAGAKLSHLGSLGSVGVVGIIAAIILEPYRLKRLLAFSDPWSDPLNTGYHIIQSLYALGSGGLFGVGLGRSREKFLYLPEPHTDFIFAILGEELGFIGTITVILLFFLFAWRGFKIAISAPDIYGSMLATGLTTMIVMQALMNISVVTASMPVTGIPLPFISFGGSALIFTLIGVGILLNISRYVQNK, encoded by the coding sequence TTGGCGGTAAGACCTAAGTCGCCAGATTTTGTTCTGTTTTTTGCTGTTATAGCATTATTGATTTTTGGTGTTGTAATGGTTTATAGTTCGAGCGCAGTCTCAGCCTACGTTAATTTTAATGATAGTTACTATTTTTTAAAGCGCCAAATCATTTGGGTTACACTTGGTGTAATAGCCATGCTATTAACGTTAAATATGGATTATCATGTGTGGCGTAAATTAGCTACACCAATATTAATATCCACACTCATTCTTTTAATCTTAGTATTAATACCTGGACTAGGAAAAGTCGTAAATGGAGCTCGTAGATGGCTTGGATTTGGTTCATTATATTTACAGCCATCTGAAATTGCAAAATTAAGTATGGTGTTATTTTCTTCGGCTAGTTTAGCAAGGAACCAAGAGAAGATAACTGCATTTTTAAAAGGGCTTGTTCCTCAGCTATTTATATTGTTGGTTGTATTTGGCTTAATACTAAAAGAACCTGATCTTGGAACTGCTCTGGCAATCGGTGGAACAATTTTTGTGTTGTTATTTACTGCAGGTGCAAAGTTATCCCACTTGGGGTCATTAGGCAGTGTTGGTGTTGTTGGTATTATTGCGGCTATAATTCTCGAGCCGTATCGTCTCAAGAGGCTATTAGCTTTTAGTGATCCATGGTCTGACCCATTAAATACAGGGTATCATATTATTCAATCCCTATATGCTTTGGGGTCGGGTGGTTTATTTGGAGTAGGTCTTGGACGTAGCCGTGAAAAATTTCTATATTTACCTGAGCCTCATACTGATTTTATTTTTGCAATTCTTGGTGAAGAGTTGGGCTTCATCGGTACAATAACGGTAATATTATTATTCTTTTTGTTTGCATGGCGTGGATTTAAGATAGCCATTTCTGCACCTGATATTTATGGTAGCATGTTAGCAACAGGCTTAACAACTATGATTGTTATGCAAGCACTGATGAATATCTCAGTAGTTACTGCTTCGATGCCAGTTACAGGCATTCCATTACCATTTATTAGTTTTGGCGGTTCAGCATTAATTTTTACACTTATTGGGGTAGGGATATTGCTTAATATATCAAGGTACGTGCAGAACAAGTAA
- a CDS encoding DUF881 domain-containing protein has translation MLHLKQGQAAIAFVCVVLGFMLAVQFRTTQDIRSSIPFQRIEDLSQRLSQTEKERDILLKQVHELRQATEVESVTKEVENIKMGAGVVAVSGTGLVITIDDSKRLSKPGENPNLYLIHDEDMLKVINELWAAGAEAISINGQRLIATSEIRCAGPTLSVNNTRYSPPYEILVIGEPQTLENSLKMRGGVIETLQFWGISVSVKKQDMVQIPAYKGAFRFEYAKPVKEGGK, from the coding sequence TTGCTACATCTTAAACAGGGACAGGCTGCTATTGCTTTTGTTTGTGTAGTGCTGGGATTCATGCTAGCAGTACAATTTCGAACGACACAGGATATTCGATCAAGTATTCCTTTTCAGCGTATTGAAGACTTATCGCAACGCTTAAGCCAGACTGAAAAGGAACGTGATATACTACTCAAGCAGGTTCATGAATTGCGTCAAGCGACAGAAGTAGAATCGGTAACAAAAGAAGTTGAGAATATTAAAATGGGTGCTGGTGTGGTTGCGGTTTCTGGTACAGGCCTTGTCATAACTATCGATGATAGTAAAAGATTATCAAAACCAGGGGAAAATCCGAACTTATATTTAATTCATGATGAAGATATGCTTAAAGTAATTAACGAACTATGGGCAGCTGGTGCTGAGGCTATTTCTATTAATGGACAAAGATTGATTGCTACCTCAGAAATACGATGTGCTGGGCCAACCTTATCAGTGAATAACACACGCTATTCACCACCATATGAGATATTAGTAATTGGTGAACCGCAGACCCTAGAAAATTCTCTTAAAATGAGAGGCGGAGTAATAGAAACATTACAGTTTTGGGGCATTTCGGTAAGTGTTAAGAAACAGGATATGGTACAAATACCAGCATATAAAGGTGCTTTTCGTTTTGAATATGCTAAACCGGTAAAGGAAGGTGGAAAGTAA
- the murA gene encoding UDP-N-acetylglucosamine 1-carboxyvinyltransferase — protein sequence MEKFIVKGEVQLNGTIRMSGAKNAILPIMAATLLCSGISIIHDVPYLRDIKVMQDILALLGAKITREKNTLVIDTTIIQDTEIPEHLMREMRASVFLMGPMLGRFHKVRMSYPGGCAIGPRPIDLHIKALEKIGADVKEGFGFIEAQTNCLTGGEINFDYPSVGATENAMMAAVLAKGSTIIRNAAREPEIYDLQVFLNKMGAKVMGAGSDIIRVDGTEKLTATEHIVMSDRIQAGTFLVAGAITRGDVMVENILSEHLFSVTDKLKEMGVQITTGKNYIRVQSGDLRGVDIKTLPYPGFPTDLQAPMLSLVTNGKGTSIITETIFENRFKHVDELIRMGAKIKVEGRTAIIRGIPKLTGAIVAAHDLRAGGALVLAALAAEGTSEIENVYHIDRGYEALEEKLRSLGANISRHKKD from the coding sequence ATGGAGAAATTTATCGTCAAGGGAGAGGTACAATTAAATGGAACAATTAGAATGAGTGGAGCTAAAAATGCCATATTACCAATTATGGCAGCAACACTTTTATGTTCCGGAATAAGTATTATTCATGACGTTCCCTATTTACGGGATATTAAAGTCATGCAGGACATCTTAGCATTACTAGGTGCGAAGATTACTAGAGAAAAGAATACATTAGTAATTGATACAACTATTATACAAGATACGGAAATTCCAGAACATTTAATGAGAGAGATGCGTGCATCCGTCTTTCTAATGGGACCAATGCTAGGTAGATTTCACAAAGTAAGAATGTCATACCCTGGTGGCTGTGCAATTGGGCCACGACCCATTGATTTGCATATTAAGGCTTTAGAAAAAATTGGTGCTGATGTTAAAGAAGGCTTTGGCTTTATTGAGGCGCAAACCAATTGTTTAACAGGCGGTGAAATTAATTTTGACTATCCTAGTGTAGGAGCAACTGAAAATGCGATGATGGCTGCAGTACTAGCAAAAGGATCAACTATTATACGAAATGCTGCTCGTGAACCTGAGATCTATGATTTGCAAGTGTTTCTTAATAAAATGGGTGCAAAAGTAATGGGCGCTGGCTCTGATATTATTAGAGTTGATGGTACGGAGAAACTTACTGCTACTGAGCACATTGTAATGTCTGATCGTATCCAGGCTGGCACTTTCCTTGTAGCAGGAGCTATCACTCGTGGCGATGTGATGGTAGAAAATATCTTATCAGAGCATTTATTTTCAGTGACGGATAAACTAAAAGAAATGGGTGTGCAAATTACTACTGGGAAAAATTATATTCGTGTGCAGAGTGGAGATCTGCGTGGTGTTGATATAAAAACATTGCCATACCCTGGGTTCCCTACGGATTTGCAAGCACCAATGCTTTCCTTAGTCACCAATGGCAAAGGCACGAGTATTATAACGGAAACTATTTTCGAAAATCGATTTAAACACGTAGATGAATTGATTCGTATGGGAGCTAAGATTAAAGTGGAAGGTCGTACTGCTATAATACGCGGTATACCAAAATTGACAGGAGCCATTGTTGCAGCACATGATCTAAGGGCTGGTGGAGCATTAGTTCTTGCGGCTTTGGCTGCTGAAGGAACTTCTGAAATAGAGAATGTCTATCATATCGATCGAGGATATGAAGCATTAGAGGAAAAGTTAAGAAGCTTGGGAGCTAATATCTCACGGCATAAAAAGGACTAG